A window from Numida meleagris isolate 19003 breed g44 Domestic line chromosome 21, NumMel1.0, whole genome shotgun sequence encodes these proteins:
- the LOC110387032 gene encoding glycerol-3-phosphate acyltransferase 2, mitochondrial-like yields the protein MMEYSPMIQITLTLTYYLRRAKVVCTLCKGRRWHVEEAGWLLAIPFSSLQPCQPLDCHSQDVLDKLTLCGLLEAEEEGEHYLCDVPSWRLSRTEHWSNLDFSDSDSDSDDCHHKRCFRIREPKDSPGLLLFFCHLLKPVLVTYVRAVAFLEQHSWPQPEATCAGALQQFLAEEDGLECPMWNLALSTLQSFKNIGVLEETPSPSGPLLHLAQPFCSSEGRGKLRAFLEQFMQL from the exons ATGATGGAATACTCTCCAATGATTCAGATCACTTTAACACTGACATACTATCTG agaagggcaaaggTTGTGTGCACATTGTGTAAGGGCCGCCGATGGCACGTGGAGGAGGCTGGCTGGCTCCTTGCcatccccttctcctccctgcagccctgccagcccctcGACTGCCACAGCCAGGACGTCTTGGACAAGCTCACGCTGTGCGGgctgctggaagctgaagaG GAGGGCGAGCACTATCTCTGCGATGTGCCCTCATGGCGACTCAGCaggacagagcactggagcaaCCTGGACTTCAGCGACAGCGACAGTGACAGTGATGACTGCCACCACAAACGCTGCTTCAGG ATCCGTGAGCCCAAAGACTCACCAGGCTTGCTCCTCTTCTTCTGTCACCTCCTCAAGCCTGTGCTGGTGACCTATGTGCGAGCGGTGGCTTTCCTGGAGCAACACAGCTGGCCCCAGCCTG AAGCAACATGTGCAGGCGCACTGCAGCAGTTCCTGGCGGAGGAGGATGGTCTGG AGTGCCCCATGTGGAACCTGGCGCTGAGCACGCTGCAGAGCTTCAAGAACATAGGG GTGCTGGAGGAGACGCCGAGCCCCTCGGGGCCCCTTCTGCACCTCGCACAGCCTTTCTGCTCCAGCGAGGGCCGGGGAAAGCTGCGAGCCTTCCTTGAGCAGTTCATGCAGCTGTAG
- the LOC110387179 gene encoding fumarylacetoacetate hydrolase domain-containing protein 2-like → MAAGGAGPRTFASGEPTENHGSAPPSPALLLVGLRRGAGTPRGGVSLRPRAVVTSSPRASRMAPARLPAALPRAMRLLRFQGPGAGGPRLGLEEEEGGDLVDLSEAEPALPRSMRAFLESGEHGLAAARRALASGRHRLPRAGVRLLAPIDDPEKVICVGLNYRDHCLEQDVKVPKEPLIFSKFPSAIAGPFDDIVHPAESSEVDWEVELAAIVGKTGRHIQESAALEHIVGFTVANDVSARDWQMRRNGRQWLLGKTFDTFCPLGPAIVTKDSVTDVHNLQIRCSVNGQLMQSSSTNQLVFRVPQLIAWVSRFVTLRPGDVLLTGTPPGVGVFRKPPVFLKRGDEVQCEIEELGTICNKVV, encoded by the exons ATGGCGGCtgggggcgcggggccgcgcaCTTTCGCGTCGGGAGAACCGACGGAGAACCACGGCTCGGCGCCCCCCTCTCCCGCGCTTCTATTGGTCGGACTGCGGAGGGGGGCGGGCACTCCGCGCGGGGGCGTGTCCCTCCGTCCCCGCGCCGTCGTTACGTCATCACCGCGCGCGTCCCGAATGGCCCCGGCCCGGCTGCCcgcggcgctgccccgcgccATGCGCCTGCTCCGCTTCCAGGGTCCCGGGGCGGGCGGGCCCcggctggggctggaggaagaggagggtgGGGACCTGGTGGACCTCAGCGAGGCCGAGCCCGCGCTGCCCCGCTCCATGCGGGCCTTCCTGGAGAGCGGCGAGCACGGGCTGGCGGCTGCCCGCAG AGCGCTGGCCTCGGGCCGGCACCGTTTGCCGCGGGCGGGAGTGCGGCTGTTGGCACCCATCGATGACCCCGAGAAGGTGATCTGCGTGGGGCTGAACTACCGCGACCACTGCCTGGAGCAGGACGTCAAGGTGCCCAAGGAGCCCCTCATCTTCAGCAAGTTCCCCAGCGCCATCGCCGGGCCCTTTGACGACATCGTGCACCCGGCCGAGAGCAGC GAGGTGGACTGGGAGGTGGAGTTGGCTGCCATCGTTGGAAAGACGGGGCGGCACATCCAG GAGTCAGCAGCGCTGGAGCACATCGTGGGCTTCACTGTGGCCAATGATGTCAGCGCCCGGGACTGGCAGATGCGAAGGAACGGGAGGCAGTGGCTGCTGGGGAAGACCTTTGACACCTTCTGTCCCCTAGGGCCGGCTATCGTGACCAAGGACTCAGTGACAG ATGTCCACAACCTGCAGATCCGCTGCAGCGTCAACGGGCAGctgatgcagagcagcagcaccaaccAGCTGGTCTTCAGGGTACCCCAGCTCATCGCCTGGGTGTCCCG GTTTGTCACGCTGCGCCCTGGGGATGTCCTGCTGACGGGAACCCCTCCCGGCGTGGGGGTTTTCCGCAAGCCCCCTGTGTTTCTCAAG CGAGGAGACGAAGTGCAGTGCGAGATCGAGGAGCTGGGCACCATCTGCAACAAGGTGGTGTGA
- the GPAT2 gene encoding glycerol-3-phosphate acyltransferase 2, mitochondrial isoform X2, with translation MSTMKAWFSDSGRRVEVFMPSRYWYRPLTGRCCQACTPRSWDGFYHAHLSSLGFRSVTWVTEEDTRYRGWLVRQICCVLAVCGWKVLANTPRDLPERVCSSKRVQDVAASQACGCRGNSKFQQHWKEKVLRILAGIQAPLCLPMLRLCSWTLLRFLSHLFLSVQLHRGQLEMVLRAARTPGVPLVFLSTHKSQLDGLLLSFLLFSQGLGVPRVMVGDLTCSPLLRTLLGCLGAVFLPPRVEQASSTQDGELLAAVLASYVEEVLRSRQPLVVFLEEPHAPWHLSGPACVWLAPLYRAVRDGVVPDILLIPVGIAYDRTPDGFCRDGVSAQPLGLGGCLWAACQALCRRFGCARVDLAQPFSLQEFVAKKLLCWSSMGKPLEELLPTILGMPSSQLDYSRAEDQEHRVTTSSKAEEEMMVTKMGLHALSDAIACSAVTAVGITSALLLHKHRKCVQLSQLMADFAWLLEETLLRQHDVSFSGQLRALVLHSLGLLRAHVTLYHLAPLGDVLVVVKDSAETRWELSRQSIQLVPVFGSEAVGACAIRALLVEMLPFVGEAPCPSSIIFSEDELHRKILALLQLLPPSLLGLKPCQPLDCHSQDVLDKLTLCGLLEAEEEGEHYLCDVPSWRLSRTEHWSNLDFSDSDSDSDDCHHKRCFRIREPKDSPGLLLFFCHLLKPVLVTYVRAVAFLEQHSWPQPEATCAGALQQFLAEEDGLECPMWNLALSTLQSFKNIGVLEETPSPSGPLLHLAQPFCSSEGRGKLRAFLEQFMQL, from the exons ATGTCCACG aTGAAGGCCTGGTTCTCTGACTCGGGGCGAAGAGTGGAAGTTTTCATGCCCTCTCGGTACTGGTACCGGCCGCTCACGGGGCGCTGCTGCCAGGCCTGCACCCCTAGGAGCTGG GATGGCTTCTACCATGCGCACCTCTCCTCCCTTGGCTTCCGCAGTGTCACCTGGGTGACGGAGGAGGACACCAG GTACCGGGGCTGGCTGGTGCGACAGATCTGCTGTGTCCTGGCTGTATGTGGCTGGAAAGTGCTCgccaacacccccagggaccTCCCGGAGAGAGTCTGCAGCAGCAAGAG GGTGCAGGACGTTGCTGCCAGCCAGGCATGTGGCTGCAGAGGGAACAGCAAgttccagcagcactggaaggaGAAAGTCCTCAGGATCCTGGCTGGGATCCAGGCCCCGCTCTGCCTTCCCATGCTCAG gctgtgcagctggaCCCTGCTCCGCTTCCTGAGCCACCTCTTTCTCAGCGTGCAGCTGCACCGGGGGCAGCTGGAGATGGTGCTGAGGGCTGCCAGGACG CCTGGCGTGCCGCTGGTTTTCCTCTCCACCCACAAGTCCCAGCTGGATGggctgctcctctccttccttctcttctcccagggCCTGGGGGTGCCCAGGGTGATGGTGGGTGACTTGACCTGCAGCCCTCTCCTCCG GACCTTGCTTGGCTGCCTGGGAGCAGTGTTCCTGCCCCCGAGGGTGGAGCAGGCATCGAGCACCCAGGACGGAGAGctcctggcagctgtgctggcctCG TACGTCGAGGAGGTGCTGAGGAGCCGACAGCCTCTGGTGGTCTTCCTGGAGGAGCCCCATGCCCCGTGGCACCTCTCTGGCCCTGCCTGCGTGTGGCTGGCCCCGCTTTACCGCGCCGTGCGGGATGGTGTTGTGCCTGACATACTCCTCATCCCCGTGGGCATTGCCTATGACCGGACCCCGGACGGATTCTGCAGGGATGGAGTG AGTGCTCAGCCCCTTGGCCTTGGGGGCTGCCTCTGGGCTGCGTGCCAAGCCCTGTGCCGACGCTTCGGCTGTGCCCGCGTGGACTTGGCCCAGCCCTTCTCCTTGCAG GAGTTTGTGGCAAAAAAACtcctctgctggagcagcatgGGGAAGCCGCTGGAGGAGTTGCTGCCTACCATCCTCGGCATGCC CTCCAGCCAGCTGGATTACAGCAGGGCAGAGGATCAGGAGCACAGAGTGACAACCAGCTCGaaggcagaagaggaaatgatGGTGACCAAGATGGGCCTGCATGCTCTGAGTG ATGCCATTGCCTGCTCCGCCGTCACGGCCGTGGGGATCACGTCTGCGCTGCTGCTGCACAAGCACCGCAAG TGcgtgcagctctcccagctcatGGCGGACTTTGCGTGGCTGTTGGAGGAGACGCTGCTGCGGCAGCACGATGTGAGCTTCTCGGGGCAGCTCCGTGCCCTGGTGCTGCACAGCCTGGGCCTGCTCAGAGCCCACGTCACCCTCTACCACCTCGCACCCCTCGGCGATGTCCTGGTGGTTGTCAAGGACTCGGCAGAGACGCGGTGGGAGCTGAGCCGCCAAAGTATCCAACTCGTGCCCGTCTTCGGCAGTGAGGCGGTGGGAG CCTGCGCCATTCGTGCCTTGCTGGTGGAGATGCTGCCCTTTGTGGGGGAGGCTCCCTGCCCCTCCAGCATCATCTTCAGTGAGGATGAGCTGCACCGCAAgatcctggcactgctgcagctgctgccccccagctTGCTGGGGCTGAAG ccctgccagcccctcGACTGCCACAGCCAGGACGTCTTGGACAAGCTCACGCTGTGCGGgctgctggaagctgaagaG GAGGGCGAGCACTATCTCTGCGATGTGCCCTCATGGCGACTCAGCaggacagagcactggagcaaCCTGGACTTCAGCGACAGCGACAGTGACAGTGATGACTGCCACCACAAACGCTGCTTCAGG ATCCGTGAGCCCAAAGACTCACCAGGCTTGCTCCTCTTCTTCTGTCACCTCCTCAAGCCTGTGCTGGTGACCTATGTGCGAGCGGTGGCTTTCCTGGAGCAACACAGCTGGCCCCAGCCTG AAGCAACATGTGCAGGCGCACTGCAGCAGTTCCTGGCGGAGGAGGATGGTCTGG AGTGCCCCATGTGGAACCTGGCGCTGAGCACGCTGCAGAGCTTCAAGAACATAGGG GTGCTGGAGGAGACGCCGAGCCCCTCGGGGCCCCTTCTGCACCTCGCACAGCCTTTCTGCTCCAGCGAGGGCCGGGGAAAGCTGCGAGCCTTCCTTGAGCAGTTCATGCAGCTGTAG
- the GPAT2 gene encoding glycerol-3-phosphate acyltransferase 2, mitochondrial isoform X1, with protein sequence MSTMKAWFSDSGRRVEVFMPSRYWYRPLTGRCCQACTPRSWDGFYHAHLSSLGFRSVTWVTEEDTRYRGWLVRQICCVLAVCGWKVLANTPRDLPERVCSSKRVQDVAASQACGCRGNSKFQQHWKEKVLRILAGIQAPLCLPMLRLCSWTLLRFLSHLFLSVQLHRGQLEMVLRAARTPGVPLVFLSTHKSQLDGLLLSFLLFSQGLGVPRVMVGDLTCSPLLRTLLGCLGAVFLPPRVEQASSTQDGELLAAVLASYVEEVLRSRQPLVVFLEEPHAPWHLSGPACVWLAPLYRAVRDGVVPDILLIPVGIAYDRTPDGFCRDGVQSAQPLGLGGCLWAACQALCRRFGCARVDLAQPFSLQEFVAKKLLCWSSMGKPLEELLPTILGMPSSQLDYSRAEDQEHRVTTSSKAEEEMMVTKMGLHALSDAIACSAVTAVGITSALLLHKHRKCVQLSQLMADFAWLLEETLLRQHDVSFSGQLRALVLHSLGLLRAHVTLYHLAPLGDVLVVVKDSAETRWELSRQSIQLVPVFGSEAVGACAIRALLVEMLPFVGEAPCPSSIIFSEDELHRKILALLQLLPPSLLGLKPCQPLDCHSQDVLDKLTLCGLLEAEEEGEHYLCDVPSWRLSRTEHWSNLDFSDSDSDSDDCHHKRCFRIREPKDSPGLLLFFCHLLKPVLVTYVRAVAFLEQHSWPQPEATCAGALQQFLAEEDGLECPMWNLALSTLQSFKNIGVLEETPSPSGPLLHLAQPFCSSEGRGKLRAFLEQFMQL encoded by the exons ATGTCCACG aTGAAGGCCTGGTTCTCTGACTCGGGGCGAAGAGTGGAAGTTTTCATGCCCTCTCGGTACTGGTACCGGCCGCTCACGGGGCGCTGCTGCCAGGCCTGCACCCCTAGGAGCTGG GATGGCTTCTACCATGCGCACCTCTCCTCCCTTGGCTTCCGCAGTGTCACCTGGGTGACGGAGGAGGACACCAG GTACCGGGGCTGGCTGGTGCGACAGATCTGCTGTGTCCTGGCTGTATGTGGCTGGAAAGTGCTCgccaacacccccagggaccTCCCGGAGAGAGTCTGCAGCAGCAAGAG GGTGCAGGACGTTGCTGCCAGCCAGGCATGTGGCTGCAGAGGGAACAGCAAgttccagcagcactggaaggaGAAAGTCCTCAGGATCCTGGCTGGGATCCAGGCCCCGCTCTGCCTTCCCATGCTCAG gctgtgcagctggaCCCTGCTCCGCTTCCTGAGCCACCTCTTTCTCAGCGTGCAGCTGCACCGGGGGCAGCTGGAGATGGTGCTGAGGGCTGCCAGGACG CCTGGCGTGCCGCTGGTTTTCCTCTCCACCCACAAGTCCCAGCTGGATGggctgctcctctccttccttctcttctcccagggCCTGGGGGTGCCCAGGGTGATGGTGGGTGACTTGACCTGCAGCCCTCTCCTCCG GACCTTGCTTGGCTGCCTGGGAGCAGTGTTCCTGCCCCCGAGGGTGGAGCAGGCATCGAGCACCCAGGACGGAGAGctcctggcagctgtgctggcctCG TACGTCGAGGAGGTGCTGAGGAGCCGACAGCCTCTGGTGGTCTTCCTGGAGGAGCCCCATGCCCCGTGGCACCTCTCTGGCCCTGCCTGCGTGTGGCTGGCCCCGCTTTACCGCGCCGTGCGGGATGGTGTTGTGCCTGACATACTCCTCATCCCCGTGGGCATTGCCTATGACCGGACCCCGGACGGATTCTGCAGGGATGGAGTG CAGAGTGCTCAGCCCCTTGGCCTTGGGGGCTGCCTCTGGGCTGCGTGCCAAGCCCTGTGCCGACGCTTCGGCTGTGCCCGCGTGGACTTGGCCCAGCCCTTCTCCTTGCAG GAGTTTGTGGCAAAAAAACtcctctgctggagcagcatgGGGAAGCCGCTGGAGGAGTTGCTGCCTACCATCCTCGGCATGCC CTCCAGCCAGCTGGATTACAGCAGGGCAGAGGATCAGGAGCACAGAGTGACAACCAGCTCGaaggcagaagaggaaatgatGGTGACCAAGATGGGCCTGCATGCTCTGAGTG ATGCCATTGCCTGCTCCGCCGTCACGGCCGTGGGGATCACGTCTGCGCTGCTGCTGCACAAGCACCGCAAG TGcgtgcagctctcccagctcatGGCGGACTTTGCGTGGCTGTTGGAGGAGACGCTGCTGCGGCAGCACGATGTGAGCTTCTCGGGGCAGCTCCGTGCCCTGGTGCTGCACAGCCTGGGCCTGCTCAGAGCCCACGTCACCCTCTACCACCTCGCACCCCTCGGCGATGTCCTGGTGGTTGTCAAGGACTCGGCAGAGACGCGGTGGGAGCTGAGCCGCCAAAGTATCCAACTCGTGCCCGTCTTCGGCAGTGAGGCGGTGGGAG CCTGCGCCATTCGTGCCTTGCTGGTGGAGATGCTGCCCTTTGTGGGGGAGGCTCCCTGCCCCTCCAGCATCATCTTCAGTGAGGATGAGCTGCACCGCAAgatcctggcactgctgcagctgctgccccccagctTGCTGGGGCTGAAG ccctgccagcccctcGACTGCCACAGCCAGGACGTCTTGGACAAGCTCACGCTGTGCGGgctgctggaagctgaagaG GAGGGCGAGCACTATCTCTGCGATGTGCCCTCATGGCGACTCAGCaggacagagcactggagcaaCCTGGACTTCAGCGACAGCGACAGTGACAGTGATGACTGCCACCACAAACGCTGCTTCAGG ATCCGTGAGCCCAAAGACTCACCAGGCTTGCTCCTCTTCTTCTGTCACCTCCTCAAGCCTGTGCTGGTGACCTATGTGCGAGCGGTGGCTTTCCTGGAGCAACACAGCTGGCCCCAGCCTG AAGCAACATGTGCAGGCGCACTGCAGCAGTTCCTGGCGGAGGAGGATGGTCTGG AGTGCCCCATGTGGAACCTGGCGCTGAGCACGCTGCAGAGCTTCAAGAACATAGGG GTGCTGGAGGAGACGCCGAGCCCCTCGGGGCCCCTTCTGCACCTCGCACAGCCTTTCTGCTCCAGCGAGGGCCGGGGAAAGCTGCGAGCCTTCCTTGAGCAGTTCATGCAGCTGTAG
- the ADRA2B gene encoding alpha-2B adrenergic receptor — protein MQSPAGGYSVQATAAIAAAITFLVLFTIAGNTLVILAVLTSRSLRAPQNLFLVSLAAADILVAVLIIPFSLANELLGYWYFQKAWCEIYLALDVLFCTSSIVHLCAISLDRYWSVSRAVEYNAKRTPRRVKCSIGIVWSIAAAISLPPLVYKGEKKAAPGGRPQCKLNEEAWYILSSSVGSFFAPCLIMILVYLRIYLIARRRHRRQPPAAPSPPTPSAARAAPGDAPGPRPLPADRTSLLGSDEPAAAPGGSPRPSGRPRDTVATGTGRVVLAPALSPAPWRRKAQANREKRFTFVLAVVIGVFVLCWFPFFFLYSLGAVCPRRCKVPDGVFQFFFWIGYCNSSLNPVIYTAFNRDFRRAFRRILCRRGARTAW, from the coding sequence ATGCAGAGCCCCGCGGGCGGTTACTCGGTGCAGGCCACCGCCGCCATCGCCGCCGCCATCACCTTCCTGGTGCTCTTCACCATCGCGGGCAACACGCTGGTGATCCTGGCCGTGCTGACCAGCCGCTCGCTGCGGGCGCCCCAGAACCTCTTCCTGGTGTCGCTGGCGGCCGCCGACATCCTGGTGGCCGTCCTCATCATCCCCTTCTCGTTGGCCAACGAGCTGCTGGGCTACTGGTACTTCCAGAAGGCGTGGTGCGAGATCTACCTGGCGCTGGACGTGCTCTTCTGCACCTCCTCCATCGTCCACCTCTGCGCCATCAGCCTGGACCGCTACTGGTCCGTCAGCCGCGCCGTGGAGTACAACGCCAAGCGCACGCCGCGCCGCGTCAAGTGCAGCATCGGCATCGTCTGGAGCATCGCCGCCGCCATCTCGCTGCCGCCGCTGGTCTACAAGGGTGAGAAGAAGGCGGCGCCGGGCGGGCGGCCGCAGTGCAAGCTGAACGAGGAGGCCTGGTACATCCTCTCCTCCAGCGTCGGCTCCTTCTTCGCGCCGTGCCTCATCATGATCCTCGTCTACCTGCGCATCTACCTGATCGCCCGGCGCCGGCACCGCCGCCAgccccccgctgcccccagccccccgACCCCCAGCGCCGCACGTGCTGCCCCCGGGGACGCCCCGGGCCCCCGTCCCCTCCCCGCGGACAGGACCTCGCTGCTGGGCTCCGACGAGCCGGCGGCCGCCCCAGGAGGGTCCCCACGGCCATCGGGGCGGCCCCGGGACACGGTGGCCACGGGGACGGGGCGCGTGGTGCTGGCGCCGGCGCTGAGCCCCGCACCGTGGCGGAGGAAGGCGCAGGCGAACCGGGAGAAGCGCTTCACCTTCGTGTTGGCCGTGGTCATCGGCGTCTTCGTGCTCTGCTGGttccccttcttcttcctctacAGCCTGGGCGCCGTCTGCCCGCGGCGCTGCAAGGTGCCCGACGGCGTCTTCCAGTTCTTCTTCTGGATCGGGTACTGCAACAGCTCGCTCAACCCCGTCATCTACACCGCCTTCAACCGCGACTTCCGCAGGGCCTTCCGCCGCATCCTCTGCCGCCGCGGCGCCCGCACGGCGTGGTGA